The proteins below are encoded in one region of Triticum aestivum cultivar Chinese Spring chromosome 1B, IWGSC CS RefSeq v2.1, whole genome shotgun sequence:
- the LOC123091371 gene encoding uncharacterized protein has protein sequence MAPERRRSGLAAAADAASWCCGVALVTLLLVSSLRAGEGEESGGAVVVRGARIASASRRPCDEIYVVVEGETLHSISDRCGDPYILEHNPHVHDPDDVFPGLVIKITPRAAADTRK, from the coding sequence ATGGCGCCGGAGCGGAGGCGTtcggggctggcggcggcggcggacgcggcgtCGTGGTGCTGCGGGGTGGCGCTGGTGACGCTGCTGCTGGTGTCGTCGCTCCGCGCGGGCGAGGGGGAAGAGAGCGGCGGGGCAGTGGTGGTGCGCGGCGCGCGGATCGCGTCGGCGTCGCGGCGGCCGTGCGACGAGATATACGTGGTGGTGGAGGGGGAGACGCTGCACAGCATCAGCGACAGGTGCGGCGACCCCTACATCCTGGAGCACAACCCGCACGTCCACGACCCCGACGACGTCTTCCCGGGCCTCGTCATCAAGATcacgccgcgcgccgccgctgaCACCCGCAAATGA